CCCGCTCGATCCACTCTCGAAACAGCGCGCCGCACTCGCCGCAACTGAATGCCGTCTTGCTCGGGATCGACGAAAACTTCTCGGCCAGCTCCGGAACGGTCGGGCCGAGCCCTTGCGGATATTGCTCGGTTGCGGCCTTGGCGACTTGCAAGATGTCGGCCCCATCGATCAGGCGACGGATGTTCCAAATGATGCGGGCATGATCCGGCACCAGCGTGATGAGCTTCCCCTGCACGTCGACCACGAGCAAGCCGGTATCGTCGGCCGACATCAGTTCGGGGCTGCGTGATAAGGGGCGATTTTGCGATGCTTCGGAGGGGGCGTTCATGGAGGGTTAGCATAACGAATCCGAAGACGGCAAACCAGCAGCCAAAGTAGTAGGCACGTTCCACGTGCCGTAACCACTTGCGCATTCGGAGCGAGAAGTACGATTGCAAAACGTTCGATGCTCCTTCAATAGCCCCTGATGCATATCTGAGGCGCGACCGCGTTGATCGTTCGCAGCCGTTCGTGGCGGACGGCACGTGGAACGTGCCTGCTATTTTGGCCGGCGCAGGGCACGGCCGTATTCGCATCGCTTGCGACTTAGAAAACATTCGTGCGTCGTCGCCCGGGTTCGGTCGGGCATCTTGTCGAACGTACTCTGCGCAAAGCATTGCAACCCGGCCGGGCTGCTCGGAGTTAGCTCGCGAGCAACCGGTTGGCCCGAGCGACGACGCACCGGACGACACCCCTGCCGAGCGAAGTCCTCTCCCCGGTTTGCAACCCCGAGAAGAGCTTCGGGCGATTCGATCCGCGGTTTACCTCTTCGTCGGAAGAAGCAGCCCATCGCGCACCTCGCCTGAGCGCGCGACGACCGAGGATCGCGAAGC
The Planctomycetia bacterium DNA segment above includes these coding regions:
- a CDS encoding isochorismatase family protein, translating into MNAPSEASQNRPLSRSPELMSADDTGLLVVDVQGKLITLVPDHARIIWNIRRLIDGADILQVAKAATEQYPQGLGPTVPELAEKFSSIPSKTAFSCGECGALFREWIERGIHKVLLVGIEAHVCVQQTAFDLMTHGFRVFIAVDAVGSRFDLDRETALRRLDSSGATLTTTEAALFEWCERSGTPEFKAISKLVKEKGPKPPQPIGF